One genomic region from Bartonella australis AUST/NH1 encodes:
- a CDS encoding TIGR02186 family protein: MGKLFPLCVIVVSFYMVPLFASAQVGKRATPVDHETIEIIVTTSTITIGTNFSGRDLYIAGVLDNTDPLFRQQNRYDIIVSLEGQTRPMVVWEKKRNAGVWVNADSLIFKDAPLFYSMVTTREISDITSADNYRRLGLGLSYFRLQTDERDQEKIKIFRNELIKLQKAKKLYTEKVGEVHFGSASLFTAYFRLPKNVPVGPYRVRAYLFRDGQFIDKATTTLKIVKAHIAYAIFHEAHKHSFLYGIGAVLVAVATGFLCRLVFRKD, from the coding sequence ATGGGTAAGTTATTTCCCTTATGTGTGATAGTGGTTTCGTTTTATATGGTTCCTCTTTTTGCATCGGCACAAGTCGGTAAGAGGGCTACACCGGTTGATCATGAAACTATTGAAATCATTGTAACGACGAGCACGATAACGATTGGTACAAATTTTTCTGGTCGCGATCTTTATATTGCGGGGGTTTTAGACAATACAGATCCATTATTTCGCCAACAGAATCGTTATGATATTATCGTTAGCTTGGAGGGGCAGACTCGGCCGATGGTTGTATGGGAAAAAAAACGTAATGCTGGGGTTTGGGTTAATGCGGATTCCTTAATTTTTAAAGATGCCCCCCTCTTTTATTCAATGGTAACAACGCGCGAAATTAGTGATATTACCAGCGCTGATAATTATAGGCGATTAGGTCTGGGACTATCTTATTTTCGTCTACAAACAGATGAACGCGACCAAGAGAAAATAAAAATTTTTCGCAATGAGCTTATAAAGCTGCAAAAAGCCAAAAAACTTTATACTGAGAAAGTAGGTGAGGTCCATTTTGGTTCTGCTTCGCTGTTCACGGCATATTTCCGGTTACCCAAAAATGTTCCCGTCGGGCCTTATCGTGTGCGCGCTTATCTTTTCCGTGATGGACAGTTTATTGATAAAGCAACCACTACTCTTAAAATTGTTAAAGCACACATCGCTTATGCAATTTTTCACGAAGCTCACAAGCATAGTTTTTTGTATGGAATAGGTGCCGTGCTCGTAGCAGTAGCCACAGGATTTTTGTGCCGTTTAGTTTTCCGAAAAGACTAG
- a CDS encoding sulfite exporter TauE/SafE family protein, translated as MSVYLPIAEMSLDALVLISMGAVVGFISGLFGVGGGFLITPLLIFYNIPPAIAVGTGANQMIASSVTGAITHFKRRTLDIKIGIFLVLGGGVGSVTGIQIFSVLKRWGQLDFVISLLYIVLLGSVGSLMIVESLCAIMRRSGGQKIGVRRLSRHNWIHRLPFKMRFRASMICVSVIPVLVIGFITGLLSSIMGIGGGFITVPALIYLLHVPTNVVIGTSLFQITFVSAFTTVLQSVSHQSVDIVLAFLLMLGGGVGAQYGTWAGRKLKAEQLRMALAFLVLIVCTRLAFQLFIRPDNLFSLTILMR; from the coding sequence GTGAGCGTTTATTTACCGATTGCTGAAATGTCGCTTGATGCGCTGGTCTTAATCAGCATGGGGGCGGTTGTTGGCTTTATTTCAGGTCTTTTTGGGGTTGGTGGGGGTTTTTTAATAACACCTTTATTGATCTTCTATAATATTCCTCCTGCCATCGCTGTTGGGACGGGGGCTAATCAGATGATTGCATCGTCCGTGACAGGGGCGATTACGCATTTTAAGAGGCGAACTCTTGATATCAAGATTGGTATTTTCTTAGTCCTTGGGGGGGGAGTTGGCTCTGTTACGGGGATCCAGATTTTTTCTGTTCTTAAAAGATGGGGGCAGTTAGATTTTGTGATTTCGCTTCTTTACATAGTTCTTCTTGGTAGCGTAGGGAGTTTGATGATTGTTGAAAGTCTGTGTGCTATAATGCGACGAAGCGGGGGACAAAAAATCGGTGTTCGTCGTCTTAGCCGACATAATTGGATTCATCGGCTGCCTTTTAAAATGCGTTTTCGGGCGTCAATGATCTGCGTAAGTGTGATCCCGGTTTTAGTGATTGGCTTTATTACTGGGTTGTTATCTTCTATTATGGGCATTGGAGGGGGCTTTATTACAGTGCCGGCGCTGATTTATCTTTTGCATGTCCCGACCAATGTAGTAATAGGAACGTCGCTTTTTCAGATTACATTTGTATCGGCTTTTACCACTGTCTTACAAAGTGTGAGTCATCAGTCTGTTGATATTGTTCTAGCCTTCTTGCTCATGCTTGGTGGCGGCGTTGGCGCGCAATATGGGACGTGGGCTGGGAGAAAATTAAAGGCCGAACAATTGCGTATGGCGCTCGCGTTTCTTGTGTTAATTGTGTGTACGCGTTTAGCTTTCCAATTATTTATACGCCCTGATAACCTTTTTTCTCTGACCATCCTTATGAGATAA
- a CDS encoding electron transfer flavoprotein subunit beta/FixA family protein produces the protein MKVIVAVKRVVDYNIKIRVKPDGTGVDLSHVKMSMNPFDEVSVEEAVRQKEAGKISEIVLVSIGPVEAQETLQTGLAMGADRAILVKTEETLEPLAIAKILKAVILEEKPEMVFLGKQAIDDESNQTGQMLAALLGWGQATFASHLSIEDRHATITREVDDGTQTIRLLLPAVMTVDLRLNEPRYTSLPNIMKAKKKPIEQRDIADFHIDKRARLTVLHVEEPAPRQTGIKVANVKELVSALKQANHI, from the coding sequence ATGAAAGTAATTGTCGCCGTCAAACGCGTTGTTGATTATAATATCAAAATACGTGTTAAACCTGACGGCACAGGTGTTGATCTGTCTCATGTAAAAATGTCTATGAATCCTTTTGATGAAGTTTCCGTAGAAGAAGCAGTTCGCCAAAAAGAGGCTGGAAAAATTTCAGAAATTGTTCTTGTTTCAATCGGACCGGTAGAAGCACAGGAGACTCTGCAAACAGGACTTGCAATGGGCGCCGATCGCGCCATCCTCGTGAAAACTGAAGAAACACTCGAACCCTTGGCAATTGCTAAAATTCTCAAAGCTGTTATTCTTGAAGAAAAGCCGGAAATGGTTTTTTTAGGAAAGCAAGCCATTGATGATGAAAGCAATCAGACAGGTCAAATGTTGGCAGCTTTGCTTGGTTGGGGGCAAGCAACTTTCGCCTCGCATCTCAGCATAGAAGATAGACATGCGACAATCACCCGTGAAGTAGACGATGGCACACAGACCATTCGCCTCCTTCTCCCCGCGGTTATGACCGTCGATTTGCGGCTAAACGAACCCCGTTATACCTCTCTTCCCAATATTATGAAGGCTAAAAAGAAACCTATTGAACAAAGAGACATTGCGGATTTTCACATAGACAAACGAGCGCGTTTAACAGTGCTTCATGTTGAAGAACCTGCACCCCGCCAAACTGGCATCAAAGTAGCAAATGTAAAAGAACTCGTTAGTGCTCTGAAACAAGCAAACCACATTTAA